Proteins found in one Bremerella volcania genomic segment:
- a CDS encoding polyprenyl synthetase family protein, with protein MNPANQTPAAPSAEALMRCYGGIGDDLAEVEAILKREMSSKFPKVSDIVSYGYLLGGKRLRPALVLLCGQAWNNLNASHHKLGAVLEMVHTATLIHDDVLDGADTRRHLETIHHRWGTESSVLVGDFLFTHAFYLASTLPTTLAAQKIGQATNIVCEGELRQITTKGRFDLSEEEYLSIIEAKTAVLCQCACELGAIYADAPAHASKQAAEYGRCLGVAFQIVDDLLDIEGDTDRTGKTLGTDLAQRKPTLPIIHALKVAPPETRAEMLSVLQAETPDPAQVLAWLEEFDSAAYARQSAIRHVESALASIAEWPEGDATTALRQLAEFVLKRCY; from the coding sequence GTGAATCCTGCGAATCAGACTCCAGCCGCTCCCAGTGCCGAAGCATTGATGCGTTGTTACGGTGGAATCGGTGACGATCTGGCGGAAGTCGAAGCGATTTTGAAGCGGGAGATGTCGTCCAAGTTCCCTAAGGTCAGCGACATCGTTTCTTACGGCTATTTGCTCGGCGGCAAGCGTCTTCGCCCTGCCCTGGTCCTGCTGTGCGGTCAGGCTTGGAACAACCTTAATGCCAGTCATCACAAGCTGGGGGCCGTTCTCGAAATGGTCCACACGGCCACGTTGATTCACGACGATGTCCTCGACGGAGCCGATACGCGGCGTCATCTGGAAACGATTCATCATCGCTGGGGAACCGAGTCGAGCGTGCTGGTGGGGGACTTCCTCTTCACGCACGCGTTCTACCTGGCCAGTACGCTGCCAACCACCTTGGCCGCCCAGAAAATAGGTCAGGCAACCAACATCGTCTGCGAAGGAGAACTTCGCCAGATCACGACCAAGGGACGCTTCGACCTGAGCGAAGAAGAGTACCTGTCGATCATCGAGGCCAAGACGGCCGTATTATGCCAATGCGCGTGCGAACTCGGAGCGATCTACGCCGACGCACCGGCCCATGCGAGCAAGCAAGCCGCAGAATACGGACGCTGCCTGGGCGTTGCTTTCCAAATTGTCGACGATCTTCTTGACATCGAAGGGGACACCGACCGCACCGGCAAGACGCTCGGTACCGATCTGGCCCAGCGTAAGCCGACTCTGCCGATCATCCATGCATTGAAGGTCGCTCCGCCGGAAACGCGAGCCGAAATGCTGAGCGTCCTGCAGGCCGAAACCCCCGATCCCGCCCAGGTACTGGCTTGGCTCGAAGAGTTTGACAGCGCTGCTTACGCTCGCCAATCGGCCATCCGCCATGTCGAGAGTGCACTGGCGAGTATCGCCGAGTGGCCCGAAGGTGACGCAACCACGGCGCTGCGTCAGCTGGCGGAGTTCGTACTCAAACGCTGCTATTAA
- a CDS encoding type II toxin-antitoxin system RelE/ParE family toxin translates to MIIDVHPEALLELQEAAKYYESKSTNLGVEFLDEFEACTRRIKESPTRFALVNAKTRCCSMFRFPFGIYYRLSENHARIILIRHRSRDPKYGMDRT, encoded by the coding sequence ATGATTATCGATGTCCATCCAGAAGCTTTACTCGAACTGCAAGAGGCCGCAAAGTATTACGAGTCGAAGTCGACTAATCTTGGTGTCGAGTTCCTCGATGAATTTGAAGCGTGCACAAGGCGCATCAAGGAATCTCCAACGCGTTTTGCCTTGGTAAATGCCAAAACGCGTTGTTGTTCGATGTTTCGTTTTCCCTTCGGAATCTATTATCGCCTGTCCGAAAACCACGCCAGAATCATCCTCATCCGACATCGTAGCCGTGATCCCAAATACGGAATGGATCGGACTTAG
- a CDS encoding NUDIX domain-containing protein translates to MAKPKQSAGLVMFRLCEGQCQVLLGHPGGPFFQKKDAGVWSIPKGELDEGEDAFAAAQREFQEETGLVAHGPFIQLTPIQQKGGKIVHAWAFEGDCDPTTIISNTFPIEWPPKSGRQIEIPEIDRAEFFDLPEAKMRINQAQAALLDELAEKLAGQRLA, encoded by the coding sequence ATGGCCAAGCCAAAACAGAGTGCTGGGCTCGTGATGTTTCGCCTGTGCGAAGGCCAATGCCAGGTACTGCTTGGGCACCCAGGCGGCCCTTTCTTTCAAAAGAAAGACGCCGGCGTCTGGTCGATTCCGAAAGGAGAGTTGGACGAAGGAGAGGACGCCTTCGCCGCCGCGCAGCGTGAGTTCCAGGAAGAAACGGGGCTAGTAGCCCATGGCCCTTTCATCCAGCTGACGCCGATCCAACAAAAGGGAGGTAAGATCGTACATGCCTGGGCGTTTGAAGGAGACTGCGATCCGACCACCATCATCTCGAACACGTTCCCGATCGAATGGCCTCCCAAGTCAGGCCGACAGATCGAGATTCCGGAAATCGATCGAGCCGAATTCTTCGACTTGCCCGAAGCCAAGATGAGGATTAACCAAGCCCAGGCGGCTTTGCTGGATGAACTGGCCGAAAAGCTCGCCGGCCAGCGACTTGCTTAA
- a CDS encoding DUF3990 domain-containing protein — MAILNPAPSWQPPRNELLTLYHGCTTKDRDKIEQDGVKPEKGRPNTDFGQGFYTTTLKRQARHWAWARFYAPEFAHASGYQPVILTFQVERHELAKLAVLSFQLGDYNQDDYWSLVQHCRQSSAPSDPKPHTINSHFGPQAENGGDWYDVVCGPVAAFWEQRSAMQDSDQFSFHTTAAVKLLNDLISKKNTSSRYSSQIVTN; from the coding sequence ATGGCTATCCTAAACCCCGCCCCAAGTTGGCAGCCGCCGCGCAATGAGTTATTGACCCTCTATCACGGCTGCACCACGAAAGATCGCGATAAGATCGAGCAAGACGGAGTCAAACCAGAGAAAGGCCGACCGAACACCGACTTTGGCCAAGGCTTCTACACGACCACGCTCAAGCGTCAGGCCCGACACTGGGCATGGGCTCGCTTTTATGCCCCCGAGTTCGCCCACGCATCCGGGTACCAACCGGTGATCCTGACGTTTCAAGTCGAACGGCACGAGCTTGCCAAGCTTGCCGTCCTTTCGTTTCAGCTCGGAGACTACAATCAGGATGACTACTGGAGTCTCGTGCAGCATTGCCGGCAAAGTAGTGCCCCATCCGATCCCAAGCCGCATACAATCAACAGCCACTTCGGTCCACAAGCTGAAAATGGAGGGGACTGGTACGACGTCGTCTGCGGGCCGGTGGCGGCGTTTTGGGAACAGCGCAGTGCCATGCAGGATTCCGACCAATTCAGCTTTCATACCACGGCGGCGGTCAAGTTGCTGAACGATCTGATCAGTAAAAAGAACACAAGCAGTCGATATTCGTCGCAAATTGTCACGAACTAA
- a CDS encoding ATP-grasp domain-containing protein: MPDAKRLNDKRIDWLREIGAVELHRALPDATGFLFSYQHGESHLVQQVEDHPGIHDRPSERQELIRLDDILRTLAENEIDVPTPKTWVLEIDQELPDDLKFPLFLRTPRSSWKRGGEQAKVRNLRELADESELLRRAFGWNTPIIARQWLDIAVAGKWMFGNAPQEIRTWVVDGEPAAWSFHYLHAVPNPAGFPLSEDDLSQLKTMAATVAKPFHSRLIVVDFIRDTRLQWHFIEAGPGAVAGTAHQWVFKYVANRLVGKETNPIADEVGGAF; encoded by the coding sequence TTGCCGGATGCCAAGAGGCTTAATGACAAGAGAATCGACTGGCTCAGAGAAATCGGAGCAGTTGAGCTTCATCGGGCTCTACCCGATGCAACCGGATTCCTATTCAGTTATCAGCACGGCGAGTCGCACTTGGTCCAACAAGTGGAAGATCATCCAGGAATCCACGACCGTCCCAGCGAACGCCAAGAACTCATACGATTGGACGACATACTTCGTACACTTGCCGAGAATGAGATAGATGTGCCAACTCCCAAGACATGGGTGCTTGAGATCGACCAAGAACTTCCCGATGACTTGAAATTCCCCCTGTTTCTTCGCACTCCAAGGTCATCGTGGAAACGGGGAGGAGAACAGGCAAAGGTTCGCAATTTACGTGAACTTGCGGATGAATCGGAACTGCTGCGACGTGCTTTTGGATGGAACACACCAATTATTGCCCGTCAATGGCTTGATATCGCTGTGGCTGGGAAGTGGATGTTCGGAAATGCTCCGCAGGAAATTCGCACTTGGGTTGTCGATGGTGAACCGGCTGCATGGAGCTTTCACTATCTTCATGCTGTGCCAAATCCGGCTGGATTCCCGCTTTCTGAGGACGACTTATCTCAGTTGAAAACGATGGCAGCCACTGTCGCTAAACCATTTCATTCCAGGCTAATCGTCGTAGACTTTATTCGGGATACGCGTCTTCAATGGCACTTCATCGAGGCAGGCCCCGGAGCGGTCGCCGGGACGGCACATCAATGGGTTTTCAAGTACGTCGCCAATCGACTAGTTGGAAAAGAAACGAACCCGATTGCCGACGAGGTGGGAGGCGCATTTTAG
- the nrdR gene encoding transcriptional regulator NrdR — protein MRCPFCRADNDRVIDSRASQDSFSIRRRRECLGCKRRYTTYERVEELDIKIVKKDNVREPFHPEKIKRGLSLACWKRPISEAQIEAIVAAVESEIYSQYEGEVESRLIGEMVMQHLHAIDQVAYVRFASVYREFKDVRDFVDELQPMLKKYAPSVPKPSS, from the coding sequence ATGCGATGCCCGTTCTGTCGAGCCGACAACGACCGTGTGATTGACTCACGCGCAAGCCAGGACAGTTTCTCGATTCGCCGCCGGCGCGAGTGCCTGGGCTGTAAGCGGCGTTATACCACGTACGAACGCGTGGAAGAACTCGACATCAAGATCGTCAAGAAAGATAACGTCCGCGAACCGTTCCATCCCGAAAAGATCAAACGGGGTTTGTCGCTGGCCTGCTGGAAGCGCCCCATCAGCGAAGCCCAGATCGAAGCGATCGTGGCGGCGGTCGAAAGCGAGATCTACTCCCAGTACGAAGGGGAGGTGGAAAGCCGACTGATCGGCGAGATGGTCATGCAGCACCTGCACGCGATCGACCAGGTCGCTTACGTCCGCTTCGCGAGTGTCTACCGCGAGTTTAAAGACGTGCGAGACTTCGTCGATGAACTGCAACCGATGCTCAAGAAGTACGCGCCCAGCGTGCCGAAGCCGTCTTCGTAG
- a CDS encoding alpha/beta hydrolase yields MRTLPLIALALLVTFFPYASQAEEISGNGDFVIGPDYHIDPDLTDRGNPKGKYFEFSMPLAESKIFDGKDVTLDPKKDVRTERKIFVYVPAAYEDGTKAPILVSFDGPSRLNLVRNALDNLTISKDPQRKLPAFIAIGVQNGGNDGKGSQRGLEYDTMSDRHARFINDEVLPAVLDNPEIKAAYPNIAFTEDPWGKAVMGCSSGGAAALTIGWFRPDLFRRLITYSGTFVDQQDDDAPQEKDYPLGAWEYHSSMKLIENSEKKPLRIFTHVAENDNRANDPEETYHNWVMANRRTAAALKAKGYDYRFIFSKATRHCDKKVFEQTLADTLVWMWDGYQPE; encoded by the coding sequence ATGCGAACCCTTCCCCTCATTGCTCTGGCGCTGCTCGTTACGTTTTTTCCTTATGCCAGTCAGGCCGAAGAGATTTCCGGCAACGGCGACTTCGTCATCGGCCCAGATTATCACATCGATCCTGATCTGACCGATCGTGGTAATCCCAAGGGAAAGTACTTCGAATTCTCGATGCCGCTGGCCGAGAGCAAGATCTTCGACGGCAAAGACGTCACGCTCGATCCGAAGAAGGACGTGCGAACCGAACGGAAGATCTTCGTTTACGTTCCGGCCGCGTATGAAGATGGGACCAAGGCCCCGATCCTGGTATCGTTTGACGGTCCTAGCCGGTTGAACCTGGTCCGTAACGCGCTGGACAACTTGACGATCTCGAAGGACCCGCAGCGCAAGCTGCCAGCGTTCATTGCGATCGGCGTGCAAAACGGAGGAAACGACGGGAAAGGCAGCCAGCGCGGTCTGGAATACGATACCATGTCGGACCGCCATGCCCGGTTCATCAACGACGAAGTTCTTCCCGCCGTCTTGGACAATCCCGAAATCAAAGCCGCTTATCCGAACATCGCGTTCACCGAAGATCCTTGGGGCAAAGCGGTCATGGGGTGCAGCTCCGGCGGAGCCGCCGCGCTGACGATCGGTTGGTTCCGCCCCGACCTGTTCCGCCGCCTGATCACCTATTCTGGCACCTTCGTCGATCAACAAGACGATGACGCCCCGCAAGAAAAAGACTACCCGCTGGGTGCCTGGGAGTATCACTCGAGCATGAAGCTGATCGAAAACAGCGAAAAGAAACCGCTGCGGATCTTCACGCACGTTGCCGAAAACGACAACCGAGCCAACGACCCGGAAGAGACCTACCACAACTGGGTCATGGCCAACCGCCGCACGGCCGCCGCGCTGAAAGCCAAGGGTTACGATTACCGCTTCATCTTCAGCAAGGCGACCCGCCACTGCGATAAGAAGGTATTCGAACAGACCCTGGCCGACACGTTGGTTTGGATGTGGGATGGGTATCAGCCGGAGTAG
- a CDS encoding deoxyribonuclease IV: MPLIGAHMSIAGGYYKAVEAAAEVDMNVVQLFCKNNNQWRAKAITDKDVSLFQDALAKHNVDAPLCHASYLINLASPKAELWEKSVEGLKIEMLRCERLGIPNLVFHPGAHMEATLEEGIERIIQAIDELHQQLPDCPVTLLLETTAGQGSSIGHKFEHLQAILEGVKQGERVAVCLDTCHIFAAGYPISEEKDFKATFEDFNKLIGFDKLRAIHLNDSKKDLGSRVDRHDHIGEGKIGVEAFRHMLNDRRFKKIPMYLETPKGEENGVLYDAKNLATLRSLIK, translated from the coding sequence ATGCCGCTCATCGGTGCCCACATGTCGATCGCTGGCGGCTACTACAAGGCCGTTGAGGCTGCTGCCGAAGTCGATATGAATGTCGTGCAATTGTTCTGCAAGAACAACAACCAGTGGCGGGCCAAGGCGATTACCGATAAGGACGTGTCCCTCTTTCAAGATGCGCTGGCCAAGCACAACGTCGATGCGCCGCTTTGTCATGCTTCGTACCTGATTAACCTGGCTTCGCCCAAGGCCGAGTTGTGGGAGAAGTCGGTCGAAGGGCTGAAGATCGAGATGCTGCGGTGCGAGCGGCTAGGCATTCCGAACCTGGTGTTTCATCCCGGTGCTCACATGGAGGCCACGCTGGAAGAAGGGATCGAACGAATCATCCAGGCAATCGACGAGCTTCACCAGCAACTGCCGGATTGCCCGGTGACGCTATTGTTGGAAACGACCGCGGGGCAGGGGAGTTCGATCGGGCACAAGTTCGAGCATCTGCAAGCGATCCTCGAAGGGGTGAAGCAGGGAGAACGCGTGGCCGTGTGTCTGGATACGTGCCACATCTTCGCGGCCGGCTACCCGATCTCCGAAGAGAAAGACTTCAAAGCGACGTTTGAGGATTTCAACAAGCTGATCGGCTTCGACAAGCTGCGGGCAATCCACTTGAACGACAGCAAGAAGGACCTCGGATCGCGGGTCGACCGGCACGATCATATCGGCGAAGGCAAGATCGGCGTCGAGGCGTTCCGGCACATGCTGAACGATCGCCGCTTCAAGAAGATCCCCATGTATTTGGAAACGCCCAAAGGGGAAGAGAATGGCGTGCTGTACGATGCCAAGAACCTGGCCACGCTGCGTTCGCTGATCAAGTAA
- a CDS encoding suppressor of fused domain protein, translating to MNDEADHSLEDSDDAPGWDAIEAALAPIYGDREPMHYGTVLPMSLGGQDPLQGISAYKNLEPQPHYHFVTFGFSELYEKESDDPDVSGFGFELTFRLACGADAPEEPPHWPLNFLQNLGRYVFSTGNAFDERHHMTLNGPIALGEETDITAIMLMLDPQLQEIDTPNGKLKFLQIVGLCTDEHHLIEEGYFDAVALRVEKTAPLAITEIWRDSILKDPKTLDEITASEPSTNQSEVFGSIAQWEEADGKLLIQIGATVVRQLKGILKNVLSQGESGVVYGKGSGIVFQPGDGVEWEVDEGLLIVTLPPELAAALADSMQAERGVFSVPETDLVAIEVLPVDIKDADGNVIKTVG from the coding sequence ATGAACGACGAAGCAGACCACTCGTTGGAAGACAGCGATGACGCCCCTGGCTGGGACGCCATCGAGGCGGCACTTGCGCCGATCTACGGCGACCGCGAGCCAATGCACTACGGGACCGTTCTGCCGATGTCGCTCGGTGGGCAAGATCCTCTGCAAGGGATCAGCGCGTACAAAAACCTCGAGCCGCAGCCGCACTATCACTTTGTGACGTTCGGCTTTTCCGAACTGTACGAAAAGGAATCGGACGATCCCGACGTCAGTGGTTTCGGTTTTGAATTGACGTTTCGCCTGGCCTGTGGGGCCGATGCTCCGGAAGAGCCACCGCACTGGCCGCTCAATTTCCTGCAGAACCTGGGGCGGTATGTTTTCTCGACCGGGAACGCGTTCGACGAACGTCATCACATGACGCTCAACGGCCCGATTGCCCTGGGAGAAGAGACCGATATCACCGCGATCATGCTGATGCTCGATCCACAGCTGCAGGAAATCGACACCCCCAACGGCAAGCTTAAGTTTCTGCAAATCGTCGGTCTCTGCACCGACGAGCATCACTTGATCGAAGAAGGTTACTTCGACGCCGTCGCGCTACGAGTCGAAAAGACCGCCCCCTTGGCCATCACCGAAATCTGGCGTGATTCGATTCTGAAGGATCCCAAAACGCTCGACGAAATCACCGCCTCGGAACCTTCGACCAACCAGTCGGAAGTGTTCGGCAGTATCGCCCAGTGGGAAGAAGCGGACGGCAAGCTGCTAATCCAAATCGGAGCGACCGTCGTACGGCAACTGAAAGGGATACTCAAGAATGTCCTCTCTCAAGGGGAATCTGGCGTCGTGTATGGCAAAGGATCAGGGATCGTGTTTCAGCCGGGCGACGGGGTAGAGTGGGAAGTGGACGAAGGCCTGCTGATCGTCACGCTTCCCCCCGAGCTTGCCGCGGCGCTGGCCGATTCCATGCAAGCCGAACGAGGCGTGTTTTCCGTGCCGGAAACCGACCTGGTGGCGATCGAAGTACTTCCGGTGGATATCAAAGATGCCGACGGCAACGTCATCAAAACGGTGGGCTAG
- a CDS encoding addiction module protein, translating to MISISQLTKDALSLPPEERARLAQTLLESIDSSLPGAPDAELISVLKRRVKELDDGVVQAIPLAQAMEQARRSLQ from the coding sequence ATGATCAGCATATCGCAACTGACCAAAGATGCCCTATCGCTGCCGCCGGAAGAGCGTGCCCGACTGGCTCAGACGCTTTTGGAGAGCATTGATTCGAGTCTCCCAGGTGCTCCTGATGCAGAGTTGATAAGTGTTCTGAAACGAAGAGTGAAGGAACTCGACGACGGAGTGGTGCAGGCCATTCCACTCGCTCAAGCCATGGAGCAGGCTCGTAGATCGCTCCAATGA
- a CDS encoding PH domain-containing protein encodes MDASNPNNPFNPNDPGQQSQSDNPDNAAVDGAYNQDPQNKFAAGKKKAGSGPDEQIWSGGYSAVDQSGSFIILTLITIGLIVGGVFFWPLVFAIPVLWIAQFIRVWWIKMGVSYELTTRRFMHEHGVIKRTTDRIEVIDIDDVTVEQGILDRMFNVGTIKITSSDRTHPELRIPGIKDVKKVALMIDDARQEQRDRRGVYIESV; translated from the coding sequence ATGGACGCGAGCAACCCCAATAATCCCTTCAACCCAAATGATCCCGGACAGCAAAGTCAGTCGGACAACCCCGATAACGCCGCTGTCGATGGGGCCTACAATCAAGATCCGCAAAACAAGTTTGCCGCCGGTAAGAAGAAAGCCGGTAGCGGCCCGGACGAGCAGATCTGGAGCGGCGGTTACTCGGCCGTCGATCAGAGCGGCAGTTTCATCATTCTGACCCTGATCACCATTGGGCTGATTGTGGGTGGCGTGTTCTTCTGGCCTCTGGTCTTCGCGATCCCTGTGCTGTGGATTGCCCAGTTCATCCGCGTTTGGTGGATCAAGATGGGTGTTTCGTATGAACTGACCACGCGTCGTTTCATGCACGAACACGGTGTTATCAAACGAACCACCGACCGGATCGAAGTGATCGACATCGACGACGTGACCGTCGAACAGGGGATCCTCGATCGCATGTTTAACGTCGGTACGATCAAGATTACCTCTAGTGACCGCACCCATCCCGAACTGCGCATCCCCGGCATCAAGGACGTCAAAAAGGTCGCCCTGATGATCGACGATGCCCGCCAGGAACAACGCGATCGCCGCGGCGTGTACATCGAATCGGTTTAA